In one window of Thiobacillus sp. DNA:
- a CDS encoding DUF3488 domain-containing transglutaminase family protein, whose amino-acid sequence MRRPELKLEPWGATLWLLPPLLALLPHLQYLPLWLGGACLGAWAWRLAIAIQDKPLPPRLLRGLLALAGLAAVFWEYKSIVGQRAGVPLFILLLFVKLLESSTLAEKRLLLILTQFAAMSYFLTDQSILMTVYLLVVSVVGIAVMAHLQSGGGLLPALALRRAFLLFAGGVPLALMLFVFFPRLDRPLWSLPTESQSGSTGLSENMAPGDIANLIQSGETAFRARFSGTRPDPNGLYWRGIVLREFDGRTWHVGTPDRPFLGLLEIRSKPWTLDLTLEPHQRRWLFTPGVPDPLPQETALTESFQWQARDRVSQRKRWSVRVFPDYRHLDPPGDLARALVLPEGFNPRAIALARSWRDEDPRPQALVRKAMDMYAASFIYTLQPPLLGLHSVDDFLFGSKRGFCEHYAGSFVFLMRAAGVPARVVTGYLGGEINPLDGHIVVRQSDAHAWAEVWMGPELGWVRADPTASISPARVERGIGAALPAAELPPALARLSLPVLQGMRHAWEMLNNRWDQWVLGYGQDQQLQLLARLSPALASVRWLASAAILAGLLGLALLAWFFWHESRKSPRDRAALAWHGLERRLAAIGLAPLAGEGPRHYMLRVGSARPELAGEVEAITRLYLAARYDGRVENLEELVGRVARFKPGRPHDRHVTS is encoded by the coding sequence ATGCGTCGCCCTGAGCTGAAGCTGGAGCCATGGGGTGCCACCCTGTGGCTGTTGCCGCCCCTTTTGGCCCTCCTGCCCCACCTGCAATACCTGCCCCTCTGGCTGGGCGGGGCCTGCCTGGGGGCCTGGGCTTGGCGCCTGGCCATCGCCATACAGGACAAGCCCCTTCCCCCCCGGCTCCTGCGTGGATTGCTGGCCCTGGCTGGGCTGGCCGCCGTGTTCTGGGAATACAAAAGCATCGTCGGCCAGCGGGCTGGGGTGCCCCTCTTCATCCTGCTGCTGTTCGTGAAGCTTCTTGAAAGCAGCACCCTGGCGGAAAAACGGCTGTTGCTCATCCTCACCCAGTTCGCAGCCATGAGCTATTTCCTCACGGACCAGTCCATCCTGATGACGGTCTATCTGCTGGTAGTGTCGGTGGTGGGCATCGCCGTCATGGCCCACCTGCAGAGTGGCGGCGGGCTGCTGCCGGCCCTGGCCCTGCGCCGTGCTTTCCTGCTCTTTGCCGGCGGCGTTCCCCTGGCCCTCATGCTGTTCGTGTTCTTCCCGCGCCTGGACCGTCCCCTGTGGAGCCTGCCCACGGAGAGTCAAAGTGGCAGCACGGGCCTGTCGGAAAACATGGCCCCCGGCGATATCGCCAATCTCATCCAGTCCGGCGAGACCGCCTTCCGGGCCCGGTTTTCGGGCACCCGGCCCGACCCAAATGGCCTGTACTGGCGCGGCATCGTGCTGCGGGAGTTCGACGGCCGGACCTGGCACGTCGGGACGCCGGATCGACCCTTCCTGGGCTTGCTGGAGATCAGAAGCAAGCCCTGGACGCTGGACCTGACCCTGGAGCCCCACCAGCGTCGCTGGCTGTTCACGCCGGGGGTGCCCGACCCCCTGCCCCAGGAAACCGCCCTCACGGAGAGTTTCCAGTGGCAGGCCCGGGACCGGGTGAGCCAGCGCAAGCGCTGGTCCGTGCGCGTGTTCCCCGATTACCGTCACCTGGATCCGCCCGGCGATCTGGCCCGGGCCCTGGTCCTGCCCGAGGGGTTCAATCCCCGAGCCATTGCCCTGGCACGATCCTGGCGGGACGAGGACCCTCGCCCCCAGGCCCTGGTGCGCAAGGCCATGGACATGTATGCAGCCTCGTTCATCTATACCCTGCAGCCGCCGCTGCTTGGCCTGCATAGCGTGGATGACTTCCTGTTCGGCTCCAAACGAGGATTTTGCGAGCACTATGCCGGCAGTTTCGTGTTCCTCATGCGGGCCGCCGGTGTCCCCGCCCGGGTGGTGACCGGCTACCTGGGCGGCGAGATCAATCCCCTGGACGGCCACATCGTGGTGCGCCAGTCCGACGCCCATGCCTGGGCAGAGGTCTGGATGGGGCCGGAGCTGGGCTGGGTGCGGGCGGATCCCACGGCCAGCATTTCCCCTGCCCGGGTGGAACGGGGCATCGGCGCAGCCCTGCCCGCGGCGGAACTCCCCCCTGCCCTGGCCCGACTGTCCCTGCCCGTGTTGCAGGGGATGAGACACGCCTGGGAGATGCTCAACAACCGCTGGGACCAGTGGGTGCTGGGCTACGGCCAGGACCAGCAACTGCAACTGCTGGCCAGGCTGTCGCCCGCCCTGGCCTCCGTGCGCTGGCTGGCGTCCGCCGCCATCCTGGCCGGCCTGCTGGGCCTGGCCCTGCTGGCCTGGTTCTTCTGGCATGAAAGCAGGAAATCCCCCCGGGACAGGGCGGCCCTGGCATGGCATGGGCTGGAGCGGCGGTTGGCGGCCATCGGCCTGGCTCCGTTGGCGGGAGAGGGACCCCGGCATTACATGCTGCGCGTGGGCTCGGCCCGCCCGGAACTGGCCGGGGAAGTGGAAGCCATAACAAGGCTATACCTGGCTGCTCGTTACGACGGCAGGGTTGAGAACCTGGAAGAACTGGTGGGACGGGTAGCCCGGTTCAAGCCCGGCAGGCCGCATGACCGCCACGTCACCAGCTAG
- a CDS encoding STAS domain-containing protein has translation MQFSRKDDNGVEEWCLTLEGCFGFEVARAFLAEAKKSPCSGKTRVIFDLSSVDHLESSGLGAMLLVAERMNSRIRSIIRCGDERIWALLHIARLERLFDIVPTGQLKHSLSLSDSSPSLRASAKSAP, from the coding sequence ATGCAGTTCTCGCGAAAGGATGACAACGGCGTCGAGGAATGGTGTCTGACCCTCGAAGGGTGCTTCGGGTTTGAGGTCGCGCGGGCGTTCCTGGCTGAAGCCAAGAAAAGCCCCTGTTCCGGCAAGACACGGGTCATCTTCGATTTATCGTCGGTGGACCACCTGGAGTCATCGGGCCTGGGGGCCATGCTTCTGGTGGCGGAACGCATGAACAGCCGGATTCGTTCCATCATCCGCTGCGGTGACGAACGCATCTGGGCCTTGCTGCACATCGCCCGCCTGGAACGGCTGTTCGATATCGTGCCTACAGGGCAGCTCAAGCATTCACTCTCCCTGTCCGATTCAAGCCCGTCCCTCCGGGCATCTGCCAAGTCAGCACCCTGA
- a CDS encoding copper-translocating P-type ATPase: protein MTCAACSSRLENNLNRLESVEASVNLATEQARVAYDPASTSPETILAQVKKTGFSVPDQSLDMQITGMTCAACASRVEAALNKLEGVDARLNLSSERARVRYTPGLASPESLIRAVEKSGYGAIPITEASRNEEKARKEAEYTREVRIFTFSALLTLPLLAQMVDMFSGHATSMWLPGWTQLLLATPVQFWAGWRFYAGAWHSLRGGGANMDVLVSLGTSAAYFFSLATLFLDPTGHLYFEASAAVVTLVRLGKLLEARAKARTSEAIEQLLSLAPRTARVERNGETLDVDAASLKPGDMVVVRAGERIPVDGDVVEGHSGVDESLLTGESLPLAKAPGQQAYAGTQNLDGLLKIRALGVGSHTQLMEIVRLTEAAQGSKAPIQKLADRISGVFVPVVISIAALTFLAWWFITGDFTQSFIPAVAVLVIACPCALGLATPTAVMVGLGRGTQLGILVRSAEALERAEKLSVLAVDKTGTLTEGRMALVALSPAPGVEENRLLSLAASLEQGSSHPLAQALLATAKEKSLVLEAVAEFENVSGHGVRGSLEGHRLLLGSAEFLVTEGIAGIEGLPAELASKGTVVGLAWTPIEQAGGQLLGWLVLADRLRATSRAAVERLAREGVQAIMLTGDQEATAAAIAREAGMTEWRARVKPQDKAAAVATLKAEGQIVGMAGDGVNDAPALASADVSFGMASGSDIALEAADITLMRSDLNSVADAVELSRAVMAKIRQNLFFAFFYNVLALPLAALGMLNPVIAGAAMALSSVSVVSNSLLLKRWRPK from the coding sequence ATGACCTGCGCGGCCTGCTCCAGCCGGCTGGAAAACAATCTGAACCGCCTGGAGAGCGTGGAAGCCAGCGTCAACCTGGCCACGGAGCAGGCCCGGGTGGCCTACGACCCGGCCAGCACGAGTCCCGAGACCATCCTGGCCCAGGTAAAGAAGACCGGCTTCTCCGTGCCGGATCAGAGCCTGGATATGCAGATCACCGGCATGACTTGCGCTGCCTGTGCCAGCCGGGTCGAAGCCGCCCTGAACAAGCTGGAGGGCGTGGATGCCCGCCTCAACCTGTCCAGCGAGCGGGCCCGGGTGCGCTACACCCCGGGACTGGCCAGCCCGGAATCACTTATCCGGGCTGTGGAGAAGTCCGGCTACGGCGCCATCCCCATCACCGAGGCCAGCCGCAACGAGGAAAAAGCCCGCAAGGAAGCGGAATACACGCGCGAGGTGCGCATCTTCACCTTCTCCGCCCTCCTCACCCTGCCTCTCCTGGCCCAGATGGTGGACATGTTCTCCGGCCACGCCACCAGCATGTGGCTGCCGGGCTGGACACAATTGCTGCTGGCCACGCCGGTGCAGTTCTGGGCCGGCTGGCGCTTCTATGCCGGCGCCTGGCACAGCCTGCGGGGCGGGGGCGCAAACATGGACGTGCTGGTGTCCCTGGGCACCAGTGCCGCCTATTTCTTCAGCCTGGCCACCCTGTTCCTCGACCCCACAGGACATCTTTACTTCGAGGCCAGCGCCGCCGTGGTGACCCTGGTACGCCTGGGCAAGCTGCTGGAAGCCCGGGCCAAGGCCCGCACCTCCGAGGCCATCGAACAGCTCCTGTCCCTGGCCCCCCGTACGGCCCGAGTGGAACGCAACGGCGAGACTCTGGACGTTGACGCGGCCTCCCTGAAGCCCGGCGACATGGTGGTGGTGCGGGCCGGGGAGCGCATTCCCGTGGACGGCGATGTGGTGGAAGGTCATTCCGGCGTTGACGAGAGCCTGCTCACGGGCGAGAGCCTGCCTTTGGCGAAGGCGCCGGGCCAACAGGCCTACGCCGGCACCCAGAACCTGGACGGCCTGCTGAAGATCAGGGCCTTGGGGGTGGGCAGCCATACCCAGCTCATGGAGATCGTGCGTCTCACCGAGGCAGCCCAGGGATCCAAGGCCCCCATCCAGAAACTGGCGGATCGCATCTCGGGCGTGTTCGTGCCCGTGGTCATCTCCATCGCCGCCCTCACCTTCCTGGCCTGGTGGTTCATCACCGGCGACTTCACCCAGAGCTTCATCCCCGCCGTGGCGGTGCTGGTCATCGCCTGCCCCTGCGCCCTGGGCCTGGCCACCCCCACGGCCGTCATGGTGGGCCTGGGCCGGGGTACCCAATTGGGCATCCTGGTGCGTTCCGCCGAGGCCCTGGAGCGGGCGGAAAAACTCTCTGTGCTGGCCGTGGACAAGACCGGCACCCTCACCGAAGGCCGCATGGCCCTGGTGGCCCTCTCCCCCGCCCCAGGCGTGGAAGAAAACCGGCTGCTGAGCCTGGCCGCCAGCCTGGAACAGGGCAGCAGCCACCCCCTGGCCCAGGCCCTGCTGGCCACTGCCAAGGAGAAGAGCCTGGTCCTGGAGGCCGTGGCCGAGTTCGAGAACGTCAGCGGCCACGGTGTGCGGGGTAGTCTGGAGGGCCATCGGTTGCTGCTGGGCTCAGCCGAGTTTCTGGTCACCGAGGGCATCGCCGGCATCGAGGGCCTTCCCGCCGAACTGGCTAGCAAGGGTACCGTGGTGGGTCTGGCCTGGACGCCCATCGAGCAGGCCGGCGGCCAGCTGCTGGGCTGGCTGGTGCTGGCCGACCGCCTGCGCGCCACGTCCCGGGCCGCGGTGGAACGCCTGGCCCGTGAGGGCGTTCAAGCCATCATGCTCACCGGCGACCAGGAGGCCACCGCCGCCGCCATCGCCCGGGAAGCCGGCATGACGGAATGGCGCGCCCGGGTGAAGCCCCAGGACAAGGCCGCCGCCGTGGCCACCCTGAAGGCGGAAGGCCAGATTGTGGGCATGGCCGGCGACGGCGTGAACGACGCCCCCGCCCTGGCCAGCGCCGACGTGAGCTTCGGCATGGCCTCCGGCTCGGACATCGCCCTGGAGGCGGCGGACATCACCCTCATGCGCTCGGACCTGAACAGCGTGGCTGACGCGGTGGAACTGTCCCGGGCGGTCATGGCCAAGATCCGCCAGAACCTGTTCTTCGCCTTCTTCTACAACGTGCTGGCCTTGCCCCTGGCCGCCCTGGGCATGCTCAACCCGGTGATCGCCGGCGCTGCCATGGCCCTGTCTTCGGTGTCGGTGGTGAGCAACTCCTTGCTGCTCAAGCGGTGGCGGCCGAAGTGA
- a CDS encoding TetR family transcriptional regulator produces MAIHPKHLPAEERRAVTVEAVVELAAQQNPSEITTAAIAKHMGVTQGALFKHFSSKDAILQAVMEWVAERLLSRMEKAAHSASSPITAIEAMFLANVEFVTEHPGVPRMLFGELQRAQQTAPKRMAQTLIRRYGERLHQLIEEGKEAGELSATLDTEAAATLLIGMVQGLVMQSLLADDVQRIRRDAPQLFAIYQRGIGSSK; encoded by the coding sequence ATGGCTATCCACCCAAAGCATCTCCCTGCGGAAGAACGACGCGCCGTCACTGTCGAAGCCGTGGTGGAACTGGCTGCACAACAGAACCCGAGCGAGATCACGACAGCCGCCATCGCCAAGCACATGGGCGTCACCCAGGGGGCCCTGTTCAAGCACTTTTCCAGCAAGGACGCCATCCTGCAGGCGGTTATGGAGTGGGTGGCCGAACGGCTACTGTCCCGCATGGAAAAGGCTGCCCATTCGGCTTCTTCGCCGATCACGGCCATTGAGGCAATGTTCCTGGCGAACGTCGAGTTCGTCACGGAGCATCCGGGCGTTCCGCGCATGCTTTTCGGCGAGCTTCAGCGTGCCCAGCAAACAGCGCCCAAACGCATGGCACAGACCCTGATCCGGAGATATGGCGAGCGTCTCCATCAGTTGATCGAGGAGGGCAAGGAAGCGGGAGAACTGTCGGCCACACTGGATACCGAGGCCGCCGCCACTCTCCTGATCGGCATGGTCCAGGGCTTGGTCATGCAATCGCTGCTGGCCGATGATGTCCAGCGCATACGCCGTGATGCACCGCAGCTATTCGCGATCTATCAGCGCGGCATCGGGAGCTCGAAATGA
- a CDS encoding efflux RND transporter periplasmic adaptor subunit yields the protein MNIQPMQRRTLALVAVIVPLLALLIYVAMRSGPLAPVAVTEAQVISRALTPALFGIGTVEARYTYKIGPTLAGRLKRLEVHVGDRVRAGQVLGEMDPVDLDDRIRSQEAASKRIEAAIGEATARFTYAKTQAARYEQLLAVRATSEEILLGKRQEMQIAESVLAAAREDLVRARSDLQALRAQRGNLNLLAPVAGIVTLRDADPGTTLVAGQAVVELIDPDSLWINVRFDQISAAGLATGLPARVALRSSNGAALKGRVLRLEPMADAVTEEILAKVVFDKVPTPLPPIGELAEVTVDLPALAEMPVIPNAAVQRQGDRSGVWRVKDGELDFVPVRLGRSDLDGRMQVVEGLKAGDRIVVYSEKTLGPKSRIRVVESIPGAGK from the coding sequence ATGAACATACAGCCAATGCAACGCCGAACCCTGGCGCTGGTCGCCGTGATCGTTCCGCTCCTGGCGCTGCTGATCTATGTTGCCATGCGATCCGGTCCACTGGCGCCGGTGGCGGTAACCGAGGCCCAGGTGATATCGCGCGCGCTCACCCCCGCCCTGTTCGGCATCGGCACGGTGGAGGCGCGCTACACGTACAAGATCGGGCCTACCCTCGCCGGGCGCTTGAAACGGCTGGAGGTCCACGTCGGCGACCGGGTCAGGGCCGGCCAAGTTCTGGGCGAGATGGATCCGGTCGATCTCGATGACCGGATTCGCTCCCAGGAAGCGGCCAGCAAACGGATCGAGGCGGCCATCGGCGAAGCGACGGCCCGGTTCACCTACGCGAAAACCCAGGCGGCGCGCTACGAGCAGTTGCTCGCCGTCCGCGCCACCAGCGAGGAAATCCTGCTGGGCAAGCGCCAGGAGATGCAGATTGCCGAATCGGTCCTGGCGGCAGCGCGGGAAGACCTGGTCCGGGCCCGTTCCGACCTCCAGGCCCTGCGCGCCCAGCGCGGCAATCTGAATCTGTTGGCGCCCGTGGCCGGTATCGTCACATTGCGCGACGCCGATCCGGGCACGACCCTGGTGGCGGGCCAGGCCGTGGTGGAACTGATCGACCCCGACAGCTTGTGGATCAACGTGCGCTTTGACCAGATCAGCGCGGCGGGGCTGGCAACTGGCCTGCCCGCGCGCGTCGCCCTGCGCTCCAGCAACGGCGCGGCTCTCAAGGGCCGGGTGCTGCGCCTGGAGCCCATGGCGGACGCCGTCACCGAGGAAATCCTGGCCAAGGTGGTCTTCGACAAGGTGCCCACGCCCCTGCCGCCCATAGGCGAACTGGCCGAGGTGACCGTCGATTTGCCCGCGCTGGCCGAGATGCCCGTGATCCCCAACGCCGCCGTGCAGCGCCAGGGCGATCGGTCGGGCGTATGGCGGGTCAAGGACGGCGAACTGGACTTCGTTCCCGTCCGGCTGGGGCGCTCCGATCTGGATGGCCGGATGCAGGTCGTCGAAGGCCTCAAGGCCGGCGACCGGATCGTGGTCTACAGCGAGAAGACCCTCGGCCCGAAGAGCCGCATCCGCGTGGTGGAAAGCATCCCCGGAGCCGGCAAGTGA
- a CDS encoding ABC transporter permease — MISLAGRDILHAWGKFVFTGVGLGLLIGVTLVMAGVYRGMVDDGKALLDNSGADLWVVQRDTLGPYAESSSLNDDLYRAILAMPGVAGAANVTYLTMQVRQGERDVRAMVVGTAAGAPTGTPGTPPYLVAGRQITRGHYEAVADLATGFRLGDTIKIRRNQYTVVGLTRRMVSSSGDPMVFVPLKDAQEAQFLKDNDAIWQSRRRTGENPAFNRPGASGVLDAVIASQSSNNFVNAILVRLEPGADPDETARTIHRWKRLTVYTRAQMEDILVGKLIATSSRQIGMFLVILAVVSAAIVAFIIYTLTMDKIREIAVLKLIGTRNRTIAAMIMQQALALGAIGFAVGKITATFAAPLFPKYVLLVPMDSIAGFFAVMVICALASVVAIRMALRVDPAEAIGG; from the coding sequence GTGATCAGCCTGGCCGGGCGCGACATCCTCCACGCCTGGGGCAAGTTCGTCTTCACCGGCGTGGGACTGGGCCTGCTCATCGGCGTGACCCTGGTAATGGCCGGCGTCTACCGGGGCATGGTGGACGACGGCAAGGCGCTGCTGGACAACAGCGGCGCCGACCTCTGGGTGGTGCAGCGGGATACCCTGGGCCCCTACGCCGAATCCTCCAGCCTCAACGACGACCTGTACCGCGCCATCCTGGCCATGCCCGGTGTCGCCGGGGCCGCCAACGTCACCTATCTGACCATGCAGGTGCGGCAAGGCGAACGCGACGTGCGCGCCATGGTGGTGGGCACCGCCGCCGGCGCGCCGACGGGTACGCCCGGCACGCCGCCCTACCTGGTGGCGGGGCGCCAGATTACCCGGGGGCATTACGAGGCGGTGGCCGACCTGGCCACCGGCTTCCGGCTCGGCGATACGATAAAAATCCGCCGCAACCAGTACACCGTGGTGGGGCTCACCCGCCGCATGGTCTCCTCCAGCGGCGACCCCATGGTGTTCGTCCCCCTCAAGGACGCCCAGGAGGCCCAGTTCCTCAAGGACAACGACGCCATCTGGCAAAGCCGCCGCCGCACCGGCGAGAACCCGGCCTTCAACAGGCCCGGCGCGTCGGGCGTGTTGGATGCCGTGATCGCTTCCCAGTCCAGCAACAACTTCGTCAACGCCATCCTTGTGCGTCTCGAACCGGGCGCCGATCCCGACGAGACGGCCCGGACCATCCACCGCTGGAAGCGGCTTACGGTGTACACCCGCGCCCAGATGGAGGACATCCTGGTCGGCAAGCTGATCGCCACCTCGTCCAGGCAGATCGGCATGTTCCTGGTCATCCTGGCCGTCGTCAGCGCCGCCATTGTCGCCTTCATCATCTACACCCTGACCATGGACAAGATCCGCGAGATCGCGGTGCTGAAACTCATCGGCACACGCAACCGCACCATCGCCGCCATGATCATGCAGCAGGCGCTGGCCCTTGGCGCCATCGGCTTCGCGGTGGGCAAGATCACCGCCACCTTCGCCGCGCCCCTGTTCCCCAAGTATGTGCTGCTGGTGCCCATGGATTCCATCGCCGGCTTCTTCGCCGTAATGGTGATCTGCGCCCTGGCCAGCGTCGTCGCCATCCGCATGGCACTGCGGGTTGACCCGGCGGAAGCGATCGGAGGCTGA
- a CDS encoding ABC transporter ATP-binding protein: protein MATKGIRIEGLRKRYGSGDTAVDALKGVDMHVEPGEVVGLIGPSGSGKSTLLKSLGAVIDPSAGRMTLGDEVIYDEGWKVPDLRALRRDKIGFVFQAPYLIPFLDVTDNVALPPMLAGVANAEARKRALDLLTALDVQHRAQAMPSQLSGGEQQRVAIARGLVNRPPVILADEPTAPLDSQRAMAVIRILNDMARKYETAIIVVTHDEKIIPTFKRIYHIRDGVTHEEAGEGRGFE, encoded by the coding sequence ATGGCAACCAAGGGCATACGCATCGAAGGGCTGCGCAAGCGCTACGGCAGTGGCGACACGGCGGTGGATGCGCTCAAGGGCGTGGACATGCACGTGGAGCCGGGCGAGGTGGTGGGCCTGATCGGGCCGTCCGGCTCGGGCAAGAGCACGCTGCTGAAGTCCCTGGGCGCGGTGATCGACCCCAGCGCCGGGCGCATGACGCTGGGCGACGAGGTGATCTACGACGAGGGCTGGAAGGTGCCCGACCTGCGCGCCCTGCGCCGCGACAAGATCGGTTTCGTGTTCCAGGCGCCCTATCTCATCCCCTTCCTCGACGTCACCGACAACGTCGCCCTGCCGCCCATGCTGGCCGGCGTGGCCAACGCCGAGGCGCGCAAGCGGGCGCTGGACCTGCTCACCGCGCTGGACGTGCAACATCGCGCCCAGGCCATGCCCTCCCAGCTCTCCGGCGGCGAACAGCAGCGCGTCGCCATCGCCCGCGGCCTGGTGAACCGCCCGCCGGTGATTCTTGCCGACGAGCCCACCGCCCCGCTCGATTCCCAGCGCGCCATGGCGGTGATCCGCATCCTCAACGACATGGCCAGGAAGTATGAGACCGCCATCATCGTCGTCACCCACGACGAGAAGATCATCCCCACCTTCAAGCGCATCTATCACATCCGCGACGGTGTGACCCACGAGGAAGCGGGCGAAGGGCGGGGCTTCGAATGA
- a CDS encoding efflux transporter outer membrane subunit yields the protein MNAGGTTPMKYALLTLVLALAGCTAGPDFKRPSAPEVAGYTATPVAVRTESAAVRLGEAQRLIDGMVVDTRWWRNLNSPKLDALIESALTASPSLAAAEATLRQAREIQATRAGSTLYPQVDAGLGAQRQRMSPSAQGLVGEAREYSLYNASVGVQYNLDLAGGNRRALEALAARADFRRFELDAARLTLAGNIATATITRARIAEQIEATAAILKAQEEQLHLARERTRLGQAAPDEALALQTQAEQTRAQLPTLRKQMQQTEHLLAVLAGRAPGAGGLPEFTLADFSLPAELPLVVPSELVRRRPDIQASEALLRAANADYGVAVSRLYPQLNLSANLGSQALTSGALFGGGSAVWSLVGQLTQPLFDPGLPAEKRAALAAFDAAAANYQGVVLEALRDVADALRAVENDAQTLAALAAADAAAHDALRSMQRQYQFGAASYLQLLVAQQQARQTRIGLAAAQAQRLADSVALYQAIGAT from the coding sequence ATGAACGCCGGAGGAACCACGCCCATGAAATATGCCCTGCTGACGCTGGTGCTGGCACTGGCGGGTTGCACCGCCGGGCCGGATTTCAAACGCCCGTCCGCGCCGGAGGTGGCGGGCTACACGGCGACGCCGGTCGCCGTCCGGACCGAATCCGCCGCCGTGCGCCTGGGCGAGGCCCAGCGCCTGATCGATGGCATGGTGGTCGATACCCGATGGTGGCGCAACCTGAATTCGCCAAAGCTCGATGCGCTGATCGAATCCGCGCTCACGGCCAGCCCCTCCCTAGCCGCCGCCGAAGCCACACTGCGCCAGGCCCGGGAGATCCAGGCCACGCGGGCCGGATCGACGCTGTACCCGCAAGTTGACGCGGGGCTAGGCGCCCAGCGCCAGCGCATGAGTCCAAGCGCCCAGGGCCTCGTCGGCGAAGCGCGCGAATACAGCCTGTACAACGCCAGCGTCGGCGTGCAGTACAACCTGGACCTCGCCGGCGGCAACCGCCGCGCCCTGGAGGCTCTCGCCGCCCGCGCCGACTTCCGGCGCTTCGAGCTGGACGCCGCGCGCCTGACCCTGGCCGGCAACATCGCTACCGCCACCATCACCCGGGCCAGGATCGCCGAGCAGATCGAGGCCACGGCCGCCATCCTGAAGGCTCAGGAGGAACAACTACACCTCGCCCGCGAGCGGACACGCCTGGGCCAGGCGGCACCGGACGAGGCCCTGGCCCTGCAGACCCAGGCGGAGCAGACACGGGCGCAACTACCCACGCTGCGCAAGCAGATGCAGCAGACCGAGCATCTGCTCGCCGTGCTCGCCGGCCGTGCGCCGGGTGCGGGCGGCCTGCCGGAATTCACCCTGGCCGACTTCTCCCTGCCGGCCGAACTGCCCCTCGTCGTGCCTTCCGAACTGGTCCGCCGCCGCCCCGACATCCAGGCCTCCGAGGCTTTGCTGCGCGCGGCCAATGCCGACTACGGCGTGGCCGTGTCCAGGCTCTATCCCCAGCTCAACCTGAGCGCCAACCTGGGCAGCCAGGCCTTGACCAGCGGCGCCCTGTTCGGCGGCGGCTCGGCGGTGTGGAGCCTGGTCGGGCAACTCACCCAGCCGTTGTTCGATCCGGGGCTGCCCGCGGAGAAGCGCGCGGCCCTCGCCGCCTTCGATGCCGCCGCCGCCAACTACCAGGGCGTGGTGCTGGAGGCGCTGCGGGATGTGGCCGATGCGCTGCGCGCCGTGGAAAACGACGCCCAGACGCTGGCCGCGCTGGCCGCCGCCGATGCCGCCGCGCACGATGCCCTCCGGTCGATGCAGCGGCAATACCAGTTCGGCGCGGCCAGCTACCTGCAACTGCTCGTCGCCCAGCAGCAGGCCCGGCAGACCCGTATCGGCCTGGCCGCCGCCCAGGCGCAGCGGCTGGCCGACAGCGTGGCCTTGTATCAAGCGATAGGAGCTACATGA